The Anguilla anguilla isolate fAngAng1 chromosome 19, fAngAng1.pri, whole genome shotgun sequence genome has a segment encoding these proteins:
- the LOC118218999 gene encoding GTPase KRas isoform X1, translating into MTEYKLVVVGAGGVGKSALTIQLIQNHFVDEYDPTIEDSYRKQVVIDGETCLLDILDTAGQEEYSAMRDQYMRTGEGFLCVFAINNTKSFEDIHHYREQIKRVKDSEDVPMVLVGNKCDLPSRTVDTKQAQDLARNYGIPFIETSAKTRQGVDDAFYTLVREIRKHKEKTSKEGRKKKKKKSKAKCVVM; encoded by the exons ATGACGGAGTACAAGcttgtggtggtgggggctggAGGCGTGGGGAAGAGTGCGCTCACCATCCAGCTCATCCAGAACCACTTTGTGGACGAGTACGACCCCACCATCGAG GACTCGTATCGGAAGCAGGTGGTGATCGACGGCGAGACGTGCCTGCTGGACATCCTGGACACTGCGGGTCAGGAGGAGTACAGCGCCATGCGGGACCAGTACATGAGGACCGGGGAGGGCTTCCTCTGCGTCTTCGCCATCAACAACACCAAGTCCTTCGAGGACATACACCACTACAG GGAGCAGATCAAGCGGGTGAAGGACTCCGAGGATGTCCCCATGGTGCTCGTGGGGAACAAGTGTGACCTGCCCTCGCGCACGGTGGACACCAAGCAAGCTCAGGACCTGGCCCGCAACTACGGCATCCCCTTCATTGAGACCTCTGCTAAAACCAGACAG GGTGTGGACGACGCCTTCTACACGTTAGTGCGGGAAATCCGCAAGCACAAGGAGAAGACCAGCAAAGaggggaggaagaagaagaagaagaagtcgAAGGCGAAGTGCGTGGTCATGTGA
- the LOC118218999 gene encoding GTPase KRas isoform X2 has product MTEYKLVVVGAGGVGKSALTIQLIQNHFVDEYDPTIEDSYRKQVVIDGETCLLDILDTAGQEEYSAMRDQYMRTGEGFLCVFAINNTKSFEDIHHYREQIKRVKDSEDVPMVLVGNKCDLPSRTVDTKQAQDLARNYGIPFIETSAKTRQRVEDAFYTLVREIREHRLNTLSKEEKTPRCVKLRKCVAM; this is encoded by the exons ATGACGGAGTACAAGcttgtggtggtgggggctggAGGCGTGGGGAAGAGTGCGCTCACCATCCAGCTCATCCAGAACCACTTTGTGGACGAGTACGACCCCACCATCGAG GACTCGTATCGGAAGCAGGTGGTGATCGACGGCGAGACGTGCCTGCTGGACATCCTGGACACTGCGGGTCAGGAGGAGTACAGCGCCATGCGGGACCAGTACATGAGGACCGGGGAGGGCTTCCTCTGCGTCTTCGCCATCAACAACACCAAGTCCTTCGAGGACATACACCACTACAG GGAGCAGATCAAGCGGGTGAAGGACTCCGAGGATGTCCCCATGGTGCTCGTGGGGAACAAGTGTGACCTGCCCTCGCGCACGGTGGACACCAAGCAAGCTCAGGACCTGGCCCGCAACTACGGCATCCCCTTCATTGAGACCTCTGCTAAAACCAGACAG agagtGGAAGATGCCTTTTATACACTGGTGCGGGAGATCAGGGAGCACCGGCTAAATACGCTAAGCAAGGAGGAAAAGACTCCGCGCTGCGTGAAGCTTAGGAAGTGCGTTGCGATGTGA